The Odocoileus virginianus isolate 20LAN1187 ecotype Illinois chromosome 27, Ovbor_1.2, whole genome shotgun sequence genome has a window encoding:
- the LOC110137678 gene encoding beta-defensin 110-like, whose protein sequence is MSFLIAARSELEPKYRFERCQEVKGICKPFCDDIEYDYGYCIKWRNQCCI, encoded by the coding sequence ATGTCTTTCTTGATTGCAGCCAGAAGTGAACTTGAACCAAAGTATAGATTTGAGAGATGCCAAGAAGTTAAAGGAATATGTAAACCATTTTGTGATGATATTGAGTATGATTACGGATATTGCATTAAATGGAGAAATCAATGCTGCATATAA